Sequence from the Lusitaniella coriacea LEGE 07157 genome:
GTCACCCCGTCTCCCCATCCCCGCTAGGTCGGCTTGCGTCCTCAGCGCGAGGCACTCTGAGGTTCCCTATCGGACGGCTGAAATGCCGGAAAAGGTTCCGGCATCGCGTCCTCCAGATTGTGCAATCGCGCTGCAAGAGGAGGTGGCGACATCTGAGGTTTCCTCAGATGCTTGTGACCAACCTAGAAACCTCAGAGGCGTTCCGACCTCAGTCCTAACCAAGGCGATTCCAACGGATTTCAGATCGCATCCACACCCAATCGATGCTAAATTACCAACAATATTGGGAAAATTGGGAGTCGGTCTTTGTTGAAACACTCAGGACGAAAACGGTTGCAGCGAGCGGGATTTGGCATTTTGTTGGCATTAATGACGGCATATCCTGCGTGGGGTCAACTCCCACTGGAAGAAGAGAACGGTGAAATGCCAACCGACGCGATCGATAATGAGCTAAACCTCAGTCCAGAAATCATTGAAGGTAGTCCCGTCTTGCAACGCTGGCGAGAGGAAGTCCCCAATGTCCTAGAAGAAATTCGCCACGATCCCGCATTCCGCACCCGCGTCCGTTTGGGATATTCCCACTTTCCCTCAACCCAAGATAAAGGCGGATTCAATGTTGGTGTAGAAGATATTTTCCTCGGACGCACGGGATTAACCCTAAGTACCAACTACGATCGCGTGTTTGAAGGCGATCGTCAAACCTTTGGAGTCGATCTCAACTATTACGTCCTTCCCCTCGGCAGTTATATCAACGTGGCTCCTGTGGTCGGCTATCGCAATATTACAACGGATTCCTATTGGACGGATGGGGTAGCAGTTGGGGGTAAAATAATCCTCCCACTCTCCCGCACGGGTGCCGCAGACATAACCTTTTCTCAGCTTTTTGTTTCTCCGGGAAGTGCCGATGAAGTGGGCATCACGACTTTCTCTGTGGGTTATGCCGTAACACCGGATCTTCGTCTTGCAACAGACATCCAAAAACAAAACTCCATCGGGGACAAAGATAGTCGCGTGGGATTTGTCTTAGAATGGATGCCTTAATAGGGTTTCGATATCCTGCACATTAAGCATAATTCAACAAAACCATGATCGATCGAGAGCAAGTTCATAAAGTTGCACACCTCGCGCGTTTAGACCTAACGCCAACAGAAGAAGAACAATTTACCACGCAATTGAGCAGTATTTTGGAATATTTCGAGCAGCTTGGCGAACTGGATACGACGGAGGTTGAACCGATGACGCGGGTGATTGAGGTCAGTAATGTGACTCGTCCCGACGTGTTGCACCAAGAGACTGACCCGGAGTCGATCTTGCAAGAAGCACCAGAACCGGAAGGGGAGTATTTTCGCGTCCCGCAAATCCTCAGTACGGATGAAGATTAATCACAATTGGGGGAATAGTTGCAATCCCTGTTCGGCGACGGAGATTTGCACTTGGGTTCCCACCGATAGGGTTTCCTCCGCAGTGGTTCGGGCGATCAATTCGCGACCGGAAGGGGTTTCCAGGCAGTAGCGGTGTTCGCGACCGAGGAACTGGCGATCGCGCACTGTTGCATTTCCTCCCTCGTCTGGGCGCAAAATCAGGTCTTCCTGGCGGATCATTAAGTCCGCGCGATCGGGCATTCTACCATTATCCAAACCTTTCCAATTCGCGCGATCGAGTTTGAACGAACCCACTTCAGTTTCCCAAACTTCTTTCCTGCGCTGGGCGGGAATAAAATTGGCATGGGTGACAAATTCCGCTACAAACCGAGATGCGGGTTTTTGATAAATTTCTTCCGGGGTTCCCAACTGTTCCAATCGACCCCCGCACATCACCGCCACCTCATCGGAAATGGAAAGGGCTTCTTCTTGGTCGTGGGTCACGAAAACCGCAGAAGTTCCCGCCGCCTTGAGAATCTCTCGCAATTCTTGGCGCAGTCGGAGGCGAACCTGCGCGTCGAGGTTGCTTAAAGGCTCGTCCAGGAGGACTAACTTGGGATGGGGTGCAAGCGCTCTGGCAAGGGCAACGCGCTGCTGTTGACCGCCGGAGAGTTGGTGGGGATAGCGAAGATTCAACCCTTGCAATCCTACAAGGTACAGCACTTCCTCCACTCGTTTTTTTGCTGCCTTTGGCAGTTTTTTGATGGTTTTGGTTAAACCAAAGGCAATATTTTGAGCGACAGTCAAGTGGGGAAAGAGGGCATAGTCCTGGAAAACCATCCCAACACCGCGTCGTTCTGGGGGAACCCAATGACCCAATCCCGCAACTTTGCGTCCGGCAATTTCAATAACGCCCTCAACGGGTTCCTCAAAACCCGCAATCAGTCGTAACAACGTCGTTTTGCCGCAGCCGGAGGGCCCTAAAAAACTGAGGAGATCCCCTTGATTGAGCGTTAAGGTTACGCGATCGACCGCAGGGGTAGTTGTGCCAGAAAATTGCTTGAGTACGCCTTCTAGCGCCAAAATGGCTGACGGATTTTTTGTCATTTGCAAGTAATTACCGAGCTGTTGTTAGGGGATTTTTGGTTGCACCCAATCTATTCATACCGAATTTCCTCTCTTTCCATAGTAGAGCGTTTTTTGATATGAATTGTCATTAGAACCCTTTATTTTCTTTTGGAGTTTGCCGCAAGGTGTCAACAGTTCCTTTCCGATTTGTCAAGCGTCCATTATTACGAGTTAATTATTGGACAATTGCAGTTGGCGCGATCGCGCTCCTGATTGCAACTCCCATTCTCTGCGTTCTCAGCAGCATTTTTTCCGATTCGAGGGAAATTTGGCAGCATTTAGCCACAACAGTTTTACCGGGATATATTACCAACTCGCTATTGTTAATGGTGGGGGTGGGAATTGGCGTATTCGTTATCGGAACGGGAACCGCCTGGTTGGTAACCATGTGCAGTTTTTGGGGAAGTTCGGTATTTGAATGGGCGCTACTCTTACCCTTAGCCGCACCTGCTTATCTCCTGGCATACGTTTATACAGACTTTCTCGATTATTTTGGCCCCGTGCAAACGGGACTGCGCAATCTTTTTGGGTGGGAAAGCATTCAGGACTACTGGTTTCCCGATATCCGTTCCCTGTGGGGCGCGATCGCGATGCTAGTATTAGTCCTCTATCCCTACGTTTACCTTCTGGCGCGAGTGGCATTTCTCGAACAGTGTACCTGCACAATCGAAGCCAGCCGTTCCCTGGGTTGTAGCCCTTGGCGCAGTTTTTTCAAAGTAGCACTTCCCCTGGCAAGACCCTCAATTATTGCAGGGTTAGCCTTGGCGTTAATGGAAACCCTCAACGATTTCGGCACCGTTCAATTTTTTGGAATTACCACCTTTACCACCGGGATTTATCGAACCTGGCTGGGAATGGGCGAGCGCGTCGCCGCAGCTCAACTTGCCGCCATCCTGATGCTCTTTGTTCTAGTTCTCATCGTTTTAGAGCGCTTGAGCCGCAGCCAAGCCCGTTACTACCAAACCATGAGTTTCAATAAACCGGGACAATCCTATCTCTTGACGGGAATTCGAGGGATATTAGCGCAGTTCGCCTGTGGTTTGCCCGTGGTTTTAGGCTTTTTGCTCCCAATCGGAATTCTGTGTGTCATGACTCTTGCCAATGCCCCAGAAACCCTCGACCCGAAGTTTTTGACCTTTGGAGGCAACAGCTTGATTTTAGCGGGTGTAACGGCGGCTCTAGGGGTCGCGATCGCGCTGATTATGGCATACGGACAGCGATTGAACCAAACATTGGGGATGCGCCTTGCAGTGCGCACTGCGGCAATGGGTTATGCGATTCCCGGTTCTGTGATTGCGGTAGGGGTTTTGATCCCCATCGGTCAATTGGATAACGCGATCGATCGGTTTATGCGCGCAACCTTCAATATCTCAACGGGATTGCTCCTTAGCGGAACGATTGCCGTGCTAATCTTCGCCTATCTCGTGCGCTTTCTCGCCGTTTCCTTCAATACCGTAGAGTCGAGTTTGGGGAAAATCGAACCAAACCTGGATGATGCCTCTCGCAGCCTCGGCTACAACGCCACCGATACCCTCCTGAAAGTTCACGCTCCCCTGATGGGAAGTGGGTTACTCACGGCGGTGATGCTTGTCTTTGTGGACGTGATGAAGGAATTGCCCGCAACCTTAGTGATTCGTCCCTTTAACTTCGATACCCTCGCCGTTCAGGTGTATCAGTATGCTTCCGACGAACGATTAGTTGAAGCGTCTGCACCCGCTCTTGCGATTATTTTAGTGGGAACGATCCCCGTTTTATTCCTCAGTTCCAGGATCGCGCGATCGCGGTTGTAAGTCAAATATTACTCCGCCTCACCAATCAGCGTGAAACCAGACCAATGACCCGGAGTTGGATTTTCCTCTAACATTTGCAGCATCGCCTGACGCAGTGCTTGTGCTTTATCCATCTTTTCCTCGTAGAGGTTCGTATAAAACGCCGTCATTAGCTCTTGGGTGGAAGTATCGGGAACTTGCCACAGGGAAACAACAATACTGGGAACCCCCGCAGCAATCAACGCACGGGACAACCCAATGACACCATCTCCGGTAATGGTTCCCAATCCCGTTTCACACGCGCTGAGAACGACCAAATCGGCGTTGAGGGGATTGTTGTAGGTGAGTTGAACGAGTTCTCCCGCAGTCAAAAAACCATCGTTTTCCCCTTCCGTCCCCGAAGGCGTTAGCGCAATCAAACCGGGAATATTCAAATTCGGAACCCTGTCACGCAATTTGTTAGTTTCAAACAATCCGTGGGTTGCCAGATGGATGATGTTTGCAGAGTGGAGGCGTTTGACCACCTCGGTTTCAGTAGCCGCATTTCCCAGGAGAGGGGGAGCAGTGTTGAGGATTTTTGCAATGTCTTGAGCTTCTTCTTCTGCATTCGGGAGTGGTGGAAACTTGTAAGGTTCTTGGGTTAGTAGATTCGGGATGATGGGGTTGCCCACAATTAATGTTTCCAGATTTCCCGTTCCGGGCGCAAGCGTTGCGCCAATTCGTTCCTGGTGTTGGCGAGTGAGAGTGAGGGATTGGATTGAAGGAGCAGTGAGGATCGTATGCTTCTCAATCAGGTAGTTGAATTCAGTATCTTGAAGGGCGGCAAATGGAACGCGGAAGAGAGATTCGTGAGGAATGAAAATCACCCGATCTTCGGGATTAGTAGGAAGCAATTCAGCAATGGGTGCAATTAGGAGTTTATGCAACTGTCTTAGGTGTTCCTGGAAACTTATCCCATCTCCTTGTAGAGCAGTTTCCGTACCGCGCACAAGGGATGCAAGGGCGCTATCTTCAGGTTTCCCGCTTCCTCTAGTCGCTTGCAGCGTTTGGCGAAGGTTGCGCAGTTCGTCAATACTTATCGAGGAACCGTCGAGTTTTTCGAGGTCAACGGCTCGAAATTCAACATTACCCGTGGGTTGGATAACCCAAATGAAGATCGCAGTATCGGGAATAATTGAGTATTCAACCAAAGTGGCGTTTTGCTGTTGGGCGATTTGTTTAATTTCCGCCAGGGAAAGCGAGTCGATTTGTGGTAATTCTTTAGATTGAGGGTCGAGTTGTCGGGTGAGGAGTTCTACCAATGCTCTTGCTCGTCCTCGTTCGGAAATTTCAAGCGCGCGATCGGTTTTATTTTGGGCGATGAGGGTTTGTTGAAGGGTGCGGTAGGTGCGAGCTTGAGTATCAAAGAAGGAGATTTTATCGGCATCGGGGAGGTCTGAGGAACGTAGGGATTCCCAAACATTAATGGCAGTATAGAGGTTTTTCTCCGCTTCGAGATACTGCTCCTGGTTGTAGCGAACTACACCTAAATTGTTCAAGGAAGCACCTTCACCAGCACGATCTCCAATTTCTCGTTGGATTACTAACGATTGTTGGTAAAAGTCAATTGCTTTCTCATACTCTCCCTGGGCATCATGAATAATACCTAAATTGCCCAAGGCGTTACCTTCACCAGCACGATTGCCAATTTCTTTGTCAATGGCTAAAGACTGTTGGTAGAGGTCAATCGCTTTCTCGTACTCTTCCAGAGCTTTGTAAGCACTGCCTAAATTTGTTAAAGAACTGCTTTCTCCTCTAAGATTCCCCATTTCTCGTTGGATTACTAACGATTGTTGGTAAAGGTCAATTGCTTTCTCATACTCTCCCAAGACATCATGAATAATACCTAAATTGCCCAAGGCGTTACCTTCACCAGCACGATTGCCAAGTTCTCGTGCAATAGTCAAAGACTGTTGATAAAGATTAATTGCTTTTTCGTACTGCCCTAGGGAATTATAAACAGTGCCCAAATCGCCCAAAGTATTACCTTCACCAGCATGATTACCAAGTTCTCGTGCAATAGTCAAAGACTGTTGGTGGAAGTTGATAGCTTTCTCATACTCCCCTAAGCGAGAGTAAACATTACCTAAATTGCTTAAGAAAGCTCCCTCATTAATACGATTGCCAAGTTCTCGTTGAATGACTAAAGACTGTTTGTAAAAGTCAATTGCTTTCTCGTACTGTCCTAGGAATTTGTAAAAAAGTCCTAAACTAACCAAAACCTGACCCTCTCCAGCACGATTACCTATTTTTCGGTGAATGATTAAAGACTGTTGGTAGA
This genomic interval carries:
- the gatC gene encoding Asp-tRNA(Asn)/Glu-tRNA(Gln) amidotransferase subunit GatC — encoded protein: MIDREQVHKVAHLARLDLTPTEEEQFTTQLSSILEYFEQLGELDTTEVEPMTRVIEVSNVTRPDVLHQETDPESILQEAPEPEGEYFRVPQILSTDED
- a CDS encoding ABC transporter ATP-binding protein produces the protein MTKNPSAILALEGVLKQFSGTTTPAVDRVTLTLNQGDLLSFLGPSGCGKTTLLRLIAGFEEPVEGVIEIAGRKVAGLGHWVPPERRGVGMVFQDYALFPHLTVAQNIAFGLTKTIKKLPKAAKKRVEEVLYLVGLQGLNLRYPHQLSGGQQQRVALARALAPHPKLVLLDEPLSNLDAQVRLRLRQELREILKAAGTSAVFVTHDQEEALSISDEVAVMCGGRLEQLGTPEEIYQKPASRFVAEFVTHANFIPAQRRKEVWETEVGSFKLDRANWKGLDNGRMPDRADLMIRQEDLILRPDEGGNATVRDRQFLGREHRYCLETPSGRELIARTTAEETLSVGTQVQISVAEQGLQLFPQL
- a CDS encoding ABC transporter permease, with the protein product MSTVPFRFVKRPLLRVNYWTIAVGAIALLIATPILCVLSSIFSDSREIWQHLATTVLPGYITNSLLLMVGVGIGVFVIGTGTAWLVTMCSFWGSSVFEWALLLPLAAPAYLLAYVYTDFLDYFGPVQTGLRNLFGWESIQDYWFPDIRSLWGAIAMLVLVLYPYVYLLARVAFLEQCTCTIEASRSLGCSPWRSFFKVALPLARPSIIAGLALALMETLNDFGTVQFFGITTFTTGIYRTWLGMGERVAAAQLAAILMLFVLVLIVLERLSRSQARYYQTMSFNKPGQSYLLTGIRGILAQFACGLPVVLGFLLPIGILCVMTLANAPETLDPKFLTFGGNSLILAGVTAALGVAIALIMAYGQRLNQTLGMRLAVRTAAMGYAIPGSVIAVGVLIPIGQLDNAIDRFMRATFNISTGLLLSGTIAVLIFAYLVRFLAVSFNTVESSLGKIEPNLDDASRSLGYNATDTLLKVHAPLMGSGLLTAVMLVFVDVMKELPATLVIRPFNFDTLAVQVYQYASDERLVEASAPALAIILVGTIPVLFLSSRIARSRL
- a CDS encoding tetratricopeptide repeat protein translates to MLFSRKSFPVAVALLCLGTISPSLPAFAQTEESQKQPLLSVEGTLEPGDTKLEDGSFYDSYTFEGRAGQTVTIVLESIEFDTYLLLLNSQEEKIAENDDFSEKNSNSALTVTLPEDGVYRLIANTYDTNGQGRYEVTVSPSQEPKFSEVATQQIEASRLSRQGVQQYLRNQFRAAIQSWQQALQLYQALEDRAEEGTSLNNIGEAYRSLGEYETAIEFLQQSLAIRQEIGDITGEGTSLRNLGNAYRSLGKYEIAIDFHQKSLAIQRKIGNRAEEGNSLNDLGVVYSDLGEYEKAIEFYQQSLTIARELGNRAGESRSLNNLGTVYSDLRHYEKAIEFHQQSLTVARELGNRAGEGISLGNLGNAYESLGEYETAINFLQQSLVIAQEVGNRVGEGNVLGNLGNTYTSLGDYEKALDLYQQSLIIHRKIGNRAGEGQVLVSLGLFYKFLGQYEKAIDFYKQSLVIQRELGNRINEGAFLSNLGNVYSRLGEYEKAINFHQQSLTIARELGNHAGEGNTLGDLGTVYNSLGQYEKAINLYQQSLTIARELGNRAGEGNALGNLGIIHDVLGEYEKAIDLYQQSLVIQREMGNLRGESSSLTNLGSAYKALEEYEKAIDLYQQSLAIDKEIGNRAGEGNALGNLGIIHDAQGEYEKAIDFYQQSLVIQREIGDRAGEGASLNNLGVVRYNQEQYLEAEKNLYTAINVWESLRSSDLPDADKISFFDTQARTYRTLQQTLIAQNKTDRALEISERGRARALVELLTRQLDPQSKELPQIDSLSLAEIKQIAQQQNATLVEYSIIPDTAIFIWVIQPTGNVEFRAVDLEKLDGSSISIDELRNLRQTLQATRGSGKPEDSALASLVRGTETALQGDGISFQEHLRQLHKLLIAPIAELLPTNPEDRVIFIPHESLFRVPFAALQDTEFNYLIEKHTILTAPSIQSLTLTRQHQERIGATLAPGTGNLETLIVGNPIIPNLLTQEPYKFPPLPNAEEEAQDIAKILNTAPPLLGNAATETEVVKRLHSANIIHLATHGLFETNKLRDRVPNLNIPGLIALTPSGTEGENDGFLTAGELVQLTYNNPLNADLVVLSACETGLGTITGDGVIGLSRALIAAGVPSIVVSLWQVPDTSTQELMTAFYTNLYEEKMDKAQALRQAMLQMLEENPTPGHWSGFTLIGEAE